The genomic segment GTTCGTCGGCCTCCGAGCGCTCGCCCAGTTGTCTGCGGTGCGCCCCGGCGTGGCGAAGACGGGGCTCGACGCCGCGATGCGTCGACTGGAGACGCCGCACGCCCCGACGCGCCGGGCGGCACTCGCCGTCGTCGGCGAAGTCGGCGAGGCGTTCCCCGACGCCGTCGCACAGGCCGACAGACAGGTGATGGCCGCGATGCGAGACGACGACCCGTCGGTCAGACTCGCCGGTACGATGACCGCCGGGAAACTGCTCGGGGCCGAACCGCAGCAGTTCCCCCGGACGGTGACGACGCTCCCGGACGTCCTCGAAGACGACGACGAGGAGGTGTGGGAGTACGCGCACGTCGCCCTCGTCCACTTCGTCCGCGAACACCCCTCGCAGGTGCCCGAGAAGCGTCACGTCGTCGAACGGCTGGCGAACGTCTCCGACGAGGAACTGGGCGTCCGCGAGGGGTCGACCAAGGACGCGATGACGAAACTGCTCGCCTACGAACCCGGCTTCGACCTGTAGGCCGAACCGACGAGCCTCGACCGACGACCGGCCCACGGGCCACCCGACCGGTGACCGACCGCCGCGAACGTTCAAGTGCGAAGCGGCGGCCAGCGCCCCCGTGTCACGACCCTCGACTCCCTTCTCGCATCTCGGGCGGGCGGCGTACTGTCCGCGTCAACTCCACTACGCGAAGCGACGCGACGACCACGAACCGCCGCCGGAGGTCGAAGCGGTCCGCGAACTGGCGTTCCGCTACGACGAGTTGCGGACGGCCGCCGACGAGGAATTCGCCGACCTCCCCCTCGCCGTCGGGCCGACGACGTACCGCGCGAACCTCGAACGCCTCACCGCGCGGGACGACTGGGCGGAGTTGGCGGACCCCTCGCGACGCGACGTGTTCCTGCGCGGCCGCGACTGCCACGGGACCGCGCACAAGATTCTGGCCGGGGACCCGCCGACGCCGACGGTGGTCTCGCCGGGGTCGCCGCCGGACCGCGGCGTCTGGGAACCGCAGCGCGTCCGGGCCGTCGCCGTCGCCAAGGCGGTGGCGTGGGAGCGAGAGCGCGAGATTCCGCGCGCGCTGGTCGAGTACCCCGCCCACGGCGTCGTCCGGACGGTCCGGCTGACGACCCGGAACGCGGGTGCCTACCGGCGGACGCTGTGGACCGTCCGGCAGATGGACGGCGTCCCGCCGCGCGTGCGCGACTCCGCGAAGTGCGCCGCCTGCGAGTACCGCGAGTCCTGCGGGACGAAGACGCGGTCGCTGAAGACGCTGCTGGGACTGTGACGCGGACGCGACGCGGCCGCGCGGTTCATCAGTCTTCGACCGTCGGTGCCGCGCCGACGCGGTCCGTCAACCACGACTCGATGGCGTCGGCCATCGCGCCGCGGCGGTGAATCACGTTCCGTTCCGGGTCCACGACCGTGCTCTCGACGCCGCCCGGCGCCTCGCCGGCGTCGAGGACGGCGCCGACGGCCGCCCGGAGCGTCGCGTCCAGGTGGTCCGGGTTCGTCACGCTCGGGGCACCGCTCCGGTTCGCACTCGTCGCGGTCACCGGCCGGCCGGCGCGGCGGTAGAAGTCGAGCGTCACCTCGTAGTCGGGGACGCGGAGGCCGACGCGGTCACGGCCCGCGGTGAGGACGTCCGGGAGGTCGGGGCCGCGTTCGACGACGACGGTGACGGGGCCGGGGAGGAACCGCGCCGCGAACCGTGCTTCGAGGTCGGTGAGTCGGACGTACTCCCGCGCGGTGGTCACGTCGGGCACGCCGACGGAGAGCGGTTTCTCGCGGGGGCGACCCTTCAGTTCGAACACGCGTTCGACTGCGTCGGCGTCCGTCGCGTCGGCGCCGAGACCGTAGACCGTCTCGGTCGGATAGACGACTGTCTCGCCCGCGCGGATGGCCGCGGCGGCGGCGTCGATGGCTTCGTCGAGGTCCGGCATCGCTCGTCGGAGGATGGTGGTGCGAGCCTAAGAGGGTGCCGAAGCGCCGACTCCGCGCGCCTGTCGACGGCCGGTGCGAGGACGCGCGGGCGACTACGCGTGTTCGGCGACGGCGTCCGCGACGTCGTCGTAGTCGGGGAACTCGGGCCACTCCTGTGCGACCCACGCGTACTGCACCGTCCGGTCGCCGTCGACGAGGAAGACGGCCGGCCGGTGTTCGGTGACGCCGGTCATCCCGTCGAGGGGGTTCTCGATGCCGTACGCCTCGGCGACGCCCGCGCCGGGGTCCGAGTAGAGGCGCGCGTCCACGTCGCGTTCCGCGAGGAGCGTCTTGTGCTCGTACGGCGAGGAGATGGAGACGCCGACGACCTGAATCTGCTCTGGCAGGCCGTGGTCGCGGACCGCGTTCCAGAGGTACGTCGCGGGGAACGCGCCGTCCATCGGGTGGAACAGGAGCAGCACCGGCCCCTCGTCGGTGAGGTCCGAGAGCGCCACGTCCTCCCAGTACTCCTCGTCGACGAGAGGGCGCGTGAAGTCCGGCGCGGTGTCGCCCACCGCGGGGTGGTCCGACGCCGGCAGGTCGACGACTTCGAAGTCGACCATCAGGCCGCACCTCCCTCGTCGACGCCCTCGCCGTAGGTGCGCTGCAGGTAGTCCACGATGTTGGCCGACTCGGACATCGTGACGCCCGTCTCGTCGTCGACGATGGCCGGGACGGTGCGCTTGCCCGAGATGCGCTTGACGACGTCGCGGTCCGAGTGCATCGGTTCGACGAACCGCGACTCGTAGGGGAGG from the Halogeometricum rufum genome contains:
- a CDS encoding HEAT repeat domain-containing protein, coding for MSREPPSGDDSGLETVGDQSGERSEQQQAEESATGTGASEEPVGIVADDEESVEPTEFVDRVVETALTDPITAGDAIGDLLAISRECDEDARTAAEEALDLLGLLRPVEFEVWVDDVVAFASADRDRLAFVGLRALAQLSAVRPGVAKTGLDAAMRRLETPHAPTRRAALAVVGEVGEAFPDAVAQADRQVMAAMRDDDPSVRLAGTMTAGKLLGAEPQQFPRTVTTLPDVLEDDDEEVWEYAHVALVHFVREHPSQVPEKRHVVERLANVSDEELGVREGSTKDAMTKLLAYEPGFDL
- a CDS encoding CRISPR-associated protein Cas4, producing MSRPSTPFSHLGRAAYCPRQLHYAKRRDDHEPPPEVEAVRELAFRYDELRTAADEEFADLPLAVGPTTYRANLERLTARDDWAELADPSRRDVFLRGRDCHGTAHKILAGDPPTPTVVSPGSPPDRGVWEPQRVRAVAVAKAVAWEREREIPRALVEYPAHGVVRTVRLTTRNAGAYRRTLWTVRQMDGVPPRVRDSAKCAACEYRESCGTKTRSLKTLLGL
- a CDS encoding L-threonylcarbamoyladenylate synthase, which gives rise to MPDLDEAIDAAAAAIRAGETVVYPTETVYGLGADATDADAVERVFELKGRPREKPLSVGVPDVTTAREYVRLTDLEARFAARFLPGPVTVVVERGPDLPDVLTAGRDRVGLRVPDYEVTLDFYRRAGRPVTATSANRSGAPSVTNPDHLDATLRAAVGAVLDAGEAPGGVESTVVDPERNVIHRRGAMADAIESWLTDRVGAAPTVED
- a CDS encoding redoxin domain-containing protein, giving the protein MVDFEVVDLPASDHPAVGDTAPDFTRPLVDEEYWEDVALSDLTDEGPVLLLFHPMDGAFPATYLWNAVRDHGLPEQIQVVGVSISSPYEHKTLLAERDVDARLYSDPGAGVAEAYGIENPLDGMTGVTEHRPAVFLVDGDRTVQYAWVAQEWPEFPDYDDVADAVAEHA
- a CDS encoding glutathione S-transferase N-terminal domain-containing protein, with protein sequence MAGDNPAITLYRLQACPYCERVVRVLQELDLPYESRFVEPMHSDRDVVKRISGKRTVPAIVDDETGVTMSESANIVDYLQRTYGEGVDEGGAA